The genomic interval AGATTTGGATAGTTATATTGGAAGCGGTTGATAAAATACCATTTTGTGAAGGCAAAAATAATAATCATCAGCACAAAATAAAACGGTATTTTTAAACATATTGCAAACGCGAAAAATAATATGGCGTATTTTGTTGTTTTAATAGTAGCATTGACCTCTTTTTTGGTAAACATATTAATAAAAAAAGGTAAGGATGCTATAATAAATATAAGAGCGAACCAATCTTGCAGAATTATTGCCATAATGAAACCGGCCACATAGGACAATAATGCAAGGTTTATTACAAAGCGTGTGCCATGAATAACCGCCAATGTTTTTTTACCACTTTTTAAATCTCCTGGAACATCCGGCAGTGTTGTAAAAAAATATAAAGATGTGTTAAAAAATAAATACGGTAATGAATCTGCTATTATTGAGAAACCTGCTGTCTGTGTTGTGAACCAACCTATTGCAAATGCCAGCCACCCCATGGCCGCATTGGAAATAAGACTTCTAAACGGTTTATCTTTTAGAATAAATGGCTTATAGTTGTATGCATATCCTGTTATCAAAAGAAAAATAATCACCGTAGCTAAAACGGCATAATTAATAAAATATGCAAAAACAATTGCCACAATTATTAAAAGAAATATCTCAATTTTTGCAGTAGTTTTTGAAATATGATTTTCGGAGAGGATAAATAGTTTTTTGTTTTTTAAATCGCTTTCTATGTCCTGCAGTTGGTTCAACAAAAATGATGCGCCCATTGCCGCAGCAAAAACGATAAACAAAAACCAGATCTGTTTAAAATCCAAATTTAGAAATTGATCCGGTGTAAAAAATAATTGTCCTTTTGAGGCAATAAAATATCCTGCCATCATTGTTGACCAACCAGGAATAAATAACATAGGCCGAAGGACAAAAAAATAATCAAAAACGGAAAGAAACCGGGAAAATGACATTATTTACTTTCACTTAATAAATCATCAACCGGAATAGGATATTGGCCGCTGAAACAGGCAGTACAATATTTTTGACCTTGATCTTTTGGCATGGCTTCAATCATTCCATCCAGAGAAAGGTATTTAAGGGAATCTGCTCCAAGATAATTACAGATTTGATCAACATCCCGGTTATTTGCAATTAGCTCATCACTAGTAGGAAAGTTCATTCCATAAAAACAAGGATTCTTTATTGGGGGTGAGCTTATTCTTACATGTACTTCGGAAGCACCTGCATTTCTAACGGCAGTAACAAGCTGCTTAATTGTTGTTCCGCGAACTATTGAATCATCAACTAAAATCACCCGGCGGTCTTTTAAAACTCCACCGACAGTATTAAACTTAAGACGAACTCCTGCGTCCCGGCTCTCTTGTGTTGGTTTAATAAAAGTTCTCCCAACATAATGGTTTCTGATTAGCCCAAGTTCAAACTTTGCTTTGCTTCTAGCTGAATATCCAAGTGCAGTAGTGTTGCTGCTGTCAGGAACAGAGATAACAATATCTGCGTCTAGGTCATTTTCAATGGCAAGATTTTTACCAAGCTTTCTTCTGGTTTTATCAACATACTCGCCAAATATCTGGCTATCCGGGCGGGAAAAATAGACAAACTCAAAAACACAATGGGCTGCTTCACATTTTTCAAATGGGAAATGAGATTTCATTCCTGTTTCATCAAATACAATCATTTCACCACATTTTACATCGCGCACATATTCTGCACCAATCAAGTCAAATGCACTCGTTTCTGAAGCAACAACCCAGGCATCGTTTAATTTGCCAAGAGCAAGCGGCCGGAATCCGTATGGATCTCGCAGGGCTATTAATTTTTTTCGGGTTAAAAAGACCAGGCTGAAAGCACCTTCTATCTGGCGTACTGCATCTTTAATCTTGCCGCTAATATTTTTTTCTAATGATTTTGCAATAAGGTGAAGAATAACTTCACTATCAGTTGTGGTTTGGAAAATCGAACCCCGCTCTTCCAAAGCATTTCTCAAGGATTTTGAATTACTTAAATTACCATTATGCCCAATTCCAAGAAGTCCATCCCTGTGTTTTATTACCAAAGGTTGCACATTTAATGCTGCAGACTCGCCCGTTGTGGAATAGCGATTATGACCAATTGCAATATGCCCGTTTAACTCAGAGATATTTTTTTCATTAAAAATATCGGATACCAGGCCCATACCTAATTTCTTTTTTACTTTTTTCCCATCACTCGCAGCAATACCGGCACTTTCCTGTCCGCGGTGCTGCAATGCGTGTAAACACAGGTAGGTATTTACAGCAGCATCGTTAGTTCCATAGATCCCGACAACACCGCAAAACTCGCTTGGTTTATCCAAATAATCGTTCATATAATATTTTTCGATTTTACTTATTATTAATAAAGCGGGAATATAAACATTTGGTATCAAATTGGCTAAAAATAAATCCAAAAAAATGAGAATTAATTTAATACATTATTTTTATGCCAATAATAACTTCGAATATTGACCTTGAAATCAAAATATCTAAGAATAAAACATCGTATTACAAAAATTTGATTTTATCAAACAGTAAAGTTATAATTCGTTAATCTTACCAACCAAATTATCATTCATTATTTCAGAATTTTTTAGGGCAATGATGAAACTAGTTCTTGCTATCAGTTTTTTTATGGTCTTTGCTTGCGACAATGTCGTTAAAATAGATGAAGAAGGTTTAGTTGAAACTGATGGGATTCAAACTTTTTATAGAAAAATTGGATCGGGTCCTATTCTTGTTGTTGTTCATGGTGGGCCGGGTCTTGATCATTCTTATATGCTACCTCATTGGGAAATTCTATCAAAAAAGTTTACCCTTATTTTCTATGACCAACGAGGTACAGGCAAGACGTCCAGCAAGGTTGATTCTAGTTTGATTTCAATGAACCAATTTGTTGAAGATCTTGAGGCACTAAGAACAGGACTCAATCTTAGCAAAATAAACCTTATTGGTC from Calditrichota bacterium carries:
- a CDS encoding UbiA family prenyltransferase, which codes for MSFSRFLSVFDYFFVLRPMLFIPGWSTMMAGYFIASKGQLFFTPDQFLNLDFKQIWFLFIVFAAAMGASFLLNQLQDIESDLKNKKLFILSENHISKTTAKIEIFLLIIVAIVFAYFINYAVLATVIIFLLITGYAYNYKPFILKDKPFRSLISNAAMGWLAFAIGWFTTQTAGFSIIADSLPYLFFNTSLYFFTTLPDVPGDLKSGKKTLAVIHGTRFVINLALLSYVAGFIMAIILQDWFALIFIIASLPFFINMFTKKEVNATIKTTKYAILFFAFAICLKIPFYFVLMIIIFAFTKWYFINRFQYNYPNLKGE
- a CDS encoding amidophosphoribosyltransferase, translating into MNDYLDKPSEFCGVVGIYGTNDAAVNTYLCLHALQHRGQESAGIAASDGKKVKKKLGMGLVSDIFNEKNISELNGHIAIGHNRYSTTGESAALNVQPLVIKHRDGLLGIGHNGNLSNSKSLRNALEERGSIFQTTTDSEVILHLIAKSLEKNISGKIKDAVRQIEGAFSLVFLTRKKLIALRDPYGFRPLALGKLNDAWVVASETSAFDLIGAEYVRDVKCGEMIVFDETGMKSHFPFEKCEAAHCVFEFVYFSRPDSQIFGEYVDKTRRKLGKNLAIENDLDADIVISVPDSSNTTALGYSARSKAKFELGLIRNHYVGRTFIKPTQESRDAGVRLKFNTVGGVLKDRRVILVDDSIVRGTTIKQLVTAVRNAGASEVHVRISSPPIKNPCFYGMNFPTSDELIANNRDVDQICNYLGADSLKYLSLDGMIEAMPKDQGQKYCTACFSGQYPIPVDDLLSESK